One genomic segment of Pseudonocardia sp. T1-2H includes these proteins:
- a CDS encoding GntR family transcriptional regulator: MQIYSLRGVLESYAAREAARTRTREDLDALVDAQAKLERVGGSGTAVEQALADLAFHKLISDATGSRLLQTIMGQVLAFTVSYRSNYAYPAERSAIAVEQHRGILDALREQDAPLAERLMREHVESSSRFALKHFSESEHAVVP, translated from the coding sequence GTGCAGATCTACTCGTTGCGGGGTGTCCTCGAGTCGTACGCGGCGCGGGAGGCGGCCCGGACGCGCACCCGCGAGGACCTCGACGCGCTGGTGGACGCCCAGGCCAAGCTCGAGCGGGTCGGGGGCTCGGGCACGGCGGTCGAGCAGGCCCTCGCCGACCTGGCCTTCCACAAGCTGATCAGCGACGCGACCGGCAGCCGGCTCCTGCAGACGATCATGGGCCAGGTGCTGGCCTTCACCGTCAGCTATCGCTCGAACTACGCCTACCCCGCCGAGCGATCGGCGATCGCCGTCGAGCAGCACCGCGGGATCCTCGACGCCCTCCGCGAGCAGGACGCGCCGTTGGCCGAGCGGCTCATGCGCGAGCACGTGGAGTCGTCGAGCAGGTTCGCGCTCAAGCACTTCAGCGAGTCCGAGCACGCCGTCGTCCCCTGA
- a CDS encoding CoxG family protein produces MKLREEFEVAQPLASVWAFFEHPEKVAGCVPGVEDLTLAGPDDIDVRLTQSVGPMSATFAATVKIVERVPEKLIAFTATGKTVRGAMGNVRATVTVQVEAAGPDRTTVSVDGDVALAGALGSVGQKVVAKQAGKVTAAFSRNLESALGGAVTPATRAVTGTARSAAEVTPRGPVLPAGPRADGPPADRWTRVAVALSAVSVVLHAITVWQNRRAR; encoded by the coding sequence ATGAAACTCCGTGAGGAATTCGAGGTGGCCCAGCCGCTCGCCTCGGTGTGGGCGTTCTTCGAGCACCCCGAGAAGGTCGCCGGCTGCGTGCCCGGCGTCGAGGACCTGACCCTGGCCGGGCCCGACGACATCGACGTCCGGCTCACGCAGAGCGTCGGTCCCATGTCCGCCACCTTCGCGGCGACGGTGAAGATCGTCGAGCGCGTGCCCGAGAAGCTCATCGCCTTCACGGCGACCGGCAAGACCGTGCGCGGGGCCATGGGGAACGTCCGGGCGACCGTCACCGTCCAGGTGGAGGCCGCGGGCCCGGACCGCACCACCGTGTCCGTCGACGGCGACGTGGCGCTCGCCGGTGCCCTGGGCAGCGTCGGGCAGAAGGTCGTCGCGAAGCAGGCCGGGAAGGTGACCGCCGCCTTCTCCCGCAACCTGGAGAGCGCCCTCGGCGGCGCCGTCACCCCGGCGACCCGGGCCGTGACCGGCACCGCCCGTTCCGCCGCCGAGGTCACTCCCCGCGGGCCGGTGCTCCCTGCCGGCCCGCGGGCCGATGGTCCTCCGGCCGATCGCTGGACGAGGGTCGCCGTGGCGCTGAGCGCGGTCTCGGTGGTCCTCCACGCGATCACCGTGTGGCAGAACCGGCGCGCGCGGTGA
- a CDS encoding PEP/pyruvate-binding domain-containing protein — translation MTTTETPFVLRIDDPAAVGSPLLGGKFGSLAEMTAAGFAVPPGFGITTTAYRHFLEESGLADAARTVRAEARGADLARIQELSSAFTAEIEAAAMPPALEEAIRGSYAELAERSGSGSAGLAVAVRSSGESEDLAGASFAGQYDTFLWIRGADDVLTHVRRCWAGMFGPAVLTYRPEATADAVLADHGICVGVQQMVEARSAGVMFTLDPVTGDRSKVVIEGCWGLGEGVVGGGVTPSRFVADKVTFEIVRRELTPQESAYGVDPATGAVGLVPVVEERRTAPCLTDQEIDTLVKLAKRIEQHRGAPQDIEWAVSEAGDVHVLQVRPETVWAHRRAEQLVAQPKSAVGHVLARFSGMGVTSGNRKS, via the coding sequence ATGACCACCACCGAAACCCCCTTCGTCCTGCGGATCGACGATCCCGCCGCCGTCGGCAGCCCGCTGCTCGGCGGCAAGTTCGGCAGCCTGGCCGAGATGACCGCGGCCGGCTTCGCCGTGCCTCCCGGATTCGGCATCACCACGACGGCCTACCGGCACTTCCTGGAGGAGTCGGGGCTCGCCGACGCCGCCCGCACCGTGCGGGCCGAGGCCCGCGGCGCGGACCTCGCCCGGATCCAGGAGCTGAGTTCCGCCTTCACCGCGGAGATCGAGGCCGCGGCGATGCCGCCGGCCCTCGAGGAGGCGATCCGCGGCTCCTACGCGGAGCTCGCGGAGCGGAGCGGAAGCGGGAGCGCGGGCCTGGCCGTCGCCGTGCGGTCGAGCGGCGAGTCCGAGGACCTCGCCGGGGCCAGCTTCGCCGGGCAGTACGACACGTTCCTGTGGATCCGCGGGGCCGACGACGTGCTCACCCACGTCCGCCGGTGCTGGGCGGGCATGTTCGGCCCGGCGGTGCTGACCTACCGGCCGGAGGCCACCGCGGACGCCGTGCTCGCCGACCACGGAATCTGTGTCGGCGTGCAGCAGATGGTGGAGGCGCGTTCCGCCGGCGTGATGTTCACCCTCGACCCGGTCACCGGGGACCGTTCCAAGGTCGTCATCGAGGGCTGCTGGGGGCTCGGCGAGGGAGTGGTCGGCGGCGGCGTGACGCCGAGCCGCTTCGTCGCGGACAAGGTGACCTTCGAGATCGTGCGCCGCGAGCTGACCCCGCAGGAGTCCGCCTACGGGGTCGACCCCGCCACCGGGGCGGTCGGGCTCGTGCCCGTGGTCGAGGAGCGGCGCACGGCACCCTGCCTGACCGACCAGGAGATCGACACGCTGGTCAAGCTGGCGAAGCGGATCGAGCAGCACCGCGGCGCCCCGCAGGACATCGAGTGGGCGGTGTCCGAGGCGGGCGACGTGCACGTCCTGCAGGTGCGGCCGGAGACGGTCTGGGCGCACCGGCGGGCCGAGCAGCTCGTGGCGCAGCCGAAGTCGGCGGTCGGGCACGTGCTGGCGCGGTTCTCCGGCATGGGTGTCACCTCGGGGAACCGGAAGTCGTGA
- a CDS encoding PEP-utilizing enzyme gives MTLTSPDSSSAPIEPAQAVPGKRFASPFAVTTPPGAEGWESMYPYYALLSKERAEFEDGKFWFFDGMHNPEPLYPFDTIMTENWWVAVSQMSTRVWPIPLAGGIDHRIINGYLYISPNAVTDPDAIAARAEDFAVRAGHYYENWDEIYEQWVAKATDCIERLKEIRFAPLPDKEPESAVFSHRGLYSSYDLLTKYSELIHNMFEMGSYHFEMLNLGYGAYLTFREFCQAAFPGITDQTIASMVSGIDIMLFRPDDEVRALARLAVELGLTEQVLGNEDPAAAIAAIAAQPAGGAWVEAFEKAKDPWFWFSTGAGYQHSDRAWIDDLRLPFTALRGYVKNLLDGQDIARPLEAILAERVRVTDEYRTYLPTDADRESFDGLVALARQVFPFVENHNFYVEHWHHSMFWSKVRELGDVFVAHGFLDDREDIFYLHRNEIYSALYDLNIGWATGTEARGVTYWRPEVERRRRIRDVLKANPPQPALGVPPEYITEPLTVMLWGINQESVQEWLGSEGKDPNQLNGVAASAGKATGRARVILDPEQLHEVEDGDILVCRITAPSWAPVFSRLGAAVSDVGGIMAHTAIVCREYGLPAVVGTGFATTTIKTGQLIEVDGSNGVVRVLEDVNS, from the coding sequence ATGACGCTCACGAGCCCCGACTCCTCGTCCGCGCCGATCGAGCCCGCCCAGGCGGTGCCCGGGAAGCGGTTCGCCAGCCCGTTCGCGGTGACGACGCCGCCCGGCGCCGAGGGCTGGGAGAGCATGTACCCGTACTACGCGCTGCTGAGCAAGGAGCGCGCGGAGTTCGAGGACGGCAAGTTCTGGTTCTTCGACGGCATGCACAACCCGGAACCGCTGTACCCGTTCGACACGATCATGACCGAGAACTGGTGGGTCGCCGTCAGCCAGATGTCGACCCGGGTCTGGCCGATCCCGCTGGCCGGCGGCATCGACCACCGGATCATCAACGGGTACCTCTACATCAGCCCGAACGCGGTGACCGATCCCGACGCGATCGCCGCGCGCGCCGAGGACTTCGCGGTGCGGGCCGGCCACTACTACGAGAACTGGGACGAGATCTACGAGCAGTGGGTGGCCAAGGCGACCGACTGCATCGAGCGGCTGAAGGAGATCCGCTTCGCGCCGCTCCCGGACAAGGAGCCGGAGTCCGCGGTCTTCTCCCATCGGGGCCTGTACTCGAGCTACGACCTGCTCACGAAGTACAGCGAGCTGATCCACAACATGTTCGAGATGGGCTCGTACCACTTCGAGATGCTCAACCTCGGCTACGGCGCCTACCTGACCTTCCGCGAGTTCTGCCAGGCGGCCTTCCCGGGGATCACCGACCAGACCATCGCCAGCATGGTGTCGGGCATCGACATCATGCTGTTCCGGCCCGACGACGAGGTCCGCGCCCTCGCCAGGCTGGCCGTCGAGCTCGGGCTGACCGAGCAGGTGCTCGGCAACGAGGACCCCGCGGCCGCGATCGCGGCGATCGCCGCCCAGCCGGCGGGAGGCGCCTGGGTCGAGGCCTTCGAGAAGGCCAAGGACCCGTGGTTCTGGTTCTCCACCGGCGCCGGGTACCAGCACAGCGACCGCGCGTGGATCGACGACCTGCGGCTGCCCTTCACCGCCCTGCGCGGCTACGTCAAGAACCTGCTCGACGGCCAGGACATCGCCCGGCCGCTCGAGGCCATCCTCGCCGAGCGGGTCCGGGTCACCGACGAGTACCGGACCTACCTGCCGACCGACGCGGACCGGGAGTCCTTCGACGGACTCGTCGCCCTCGCGCGCCAGGTCTTCCCGTTCGTCGAGAACCACAACTTCTACGTCGAGCACTGGCACCACTCGATGTTCTGGTCGAAGGTGCGCGAGCTCGGGGACGTGTTCGTCGCGCACGGTTTCCTCGACGACCGCGAGGACATCTTCTACCTGCACCGCAACGAGATCTACTCGGCGCTCTACGACCTCAACATCGGGTGGGCGACCGGCACGGAGGCGCGCGGCGTCACGTACTGGCGGCCGGAGGTCGAGCGGCGGCGCCGCATCCGGGACGTGCTCAAGGCGAACCCGCCGCAGCCGGCGCTCGGCGTGCCGCCGGAGTACATCACCGAGCCGCTGACGGTGATGCTGTGGGGCATCAACCAGGAGTCGGTCCAGGAATGGCTCGGCTCGGAGGGCAAGGACCCGAACCAGCTCAACGGCGTGGCCGCCTCCGCCGGCAAGGCCACCGGTCGGGCCCGCGTGATCCTGGACCCCGAGCAGCTCCACGAGGTGGAGGACGGCGACATCCTGGTCTGCCGCATCACCGCGCCGAGCTGGGCGCCGGTCTTCTCCCGGCTCGGGGCCGCCGTGTCCGACGTCGGCGGGATCATGGCGCACACCGCGATCGTGTGCCGCGAGTACGGGCTGCCGGCCGTCGTCGGCACGGGCTTCGCGACGACGACCATCAAGACCGGACAGCTCATCGAGGTCGACGGCAGCAACGGCGTCGTCCGCGTGCTCGAGGACGTGAACTCATGA
- a CDS encoding isochorismatase family protein, with amino-acid sequence MVVVDFSHGFTDPSYPTGADMTAAVLATARMLEAARAAGAPVVFTTIAYDPAQTAGLTWLRKATGMAALTSGSRLVEIDDRLDRRPEEHLVVKTGASAFFGTALATYLTSLRVDTVVVAGATTSGCVRATVVDAVQYGFPTLVPRDCVADRAPGPHAANLFDIDEKYGDVVDLADVLGYLAETGAAPAEATALPGTDPGRPTTTHPKSEVPA; translated from the coding sequence GTGGTGGTGGTCGACTTCAGCCACGGCTTCACCGACCCGTCCTACCCGACGGGCGCGGACATGACCGCAGCCGTCCTCGCGACCGCGCGGATGCTCGAGGCCGCCCGTGCGGCGGGCGCGCCGGTCGTGTTCACCACGATCGCGTACGACCCCGCGCAGACCGCCGGGCTCACATGGCTGCGCAAGGCCACCGGTATGGCGGCGCTGACCTCCGGGAGCCGGCTGGTCGAGATCGACGACCGCCTGGACCGCAGGCCTGAGGAACACCTCGTGGTCAAGACCGGGGCGTCGGCGTTCTTCGGCACCGCGCTGGCCACCTACCTCACCTCGCTGCGCGTCGACACCGTCGTCGTGGCCGGCGCGACGACGAGCGGATGCGTTCGCGCGACGGTGGTCGACGCGGTCCAGTACGGCTTCCCTACCCTCGTGCCGCGAGACTGTGTCGCGGACCGGGCGCCCGGGCCCCACGCCGCCAACCTGTTCGACATCGACGAGAAGTACGGCGACGTCGTCGACCTCGCCGACGTCCTCGGCTACCTCGCCGAGACCGGAGCCGCGCCCGCCGAGGCCACCGCTCTCCCCGGCACCGATCCCGGACGGCCGACCACCACCCACCCGAAGTCAGAGGTCCCCGCATGA
- a CDS encoding FAD binding domain-containing protein: MKPARFAYHRPTTVADAVAHLRDHAGGARVLAGGQSLVPMLNMRLWRPDALIDINEIDELDDIRVDGERTEIGALVRYSTVERSAVVAERLPLLSRIVTHIGDRQVRNRGTVGGSLVQGDPTGEMPLACLVLGATVVAVGPGGVRRIPVGELYEGSYATVLQPDELVVAVEFPGRPQHFAFRQYCRKHNDFAVVSVVATGDRDDDGTWRNVRIALGGVADSPVLATAAAAALEGTPLDDADLDAAAAAASDVIDPPSDVRASAAYRRHLTPVYLRRVLTDLRASRP; encoded by the coding sequence GTGAAGCCCGCCCGCTTCGCCTACCACCGGCCGACCACCGTCGCCGACGCGGTCGCGCACCTGCGCGACCACGCCGGCGGGGCCCGGGTGCTCGCCGGCGGACAGAGCCTGGTGCCCATGCTGAACATGCGGCTGTGGCGTCCGGATGCACTGATCGACATCAACGAGATCGACGAGCTCGACGACATCCGCGTCGACGGGGAGCGCACCGAGATCGGTGCCCTGGTCCGCTACTCCACTGTGGAGCGCTCGGCCGTCGTGGCCGAGCGGCTGCCGCTGCTCAGCCGGATCGTGACCCACATCGGGGACCGCCAGGTCCGCAACCGGGGCACGGTCGGCGGGTCCCTGGTGCAGGGCGACCCGACGGGCGAGATGCCCCTGGCCTGCCTCGTGCTCGGGGCGACCGTGGTCGCGGTGGGGCCGGGGGGCGTGCGGCGGATCCCCGTGGGCGAGCTCTACGAGGGCTCCTACGCGACGGTGCTCCAGCCGGACGAGCTGGTCGTCGCGGTCGAGTTCCCGGGCCGTCCGCAGCACTTCGCCTTCCGGCAGTACTGCCGCAAGCACAACGACTTCGCCGTCGTCAGCGTGGTCGCCACGGGCGACCGGGACGACGACGGCACCTGGCGGAACGTCCGCATCGCCCTCGGCGGGGTGGCGGACAGCCCGGTGCTCGCCACCGCGGCGGCGGCCGCGCTCGAGGGCACGCCGCTGGACGACGCAGACCTGGACGCGGCCGCCGCGGCCGCGTCGGACGTCATCGACCCGCCGTCCGACGTGCGCGCCTCCGCGGCCTACCGGCGCCACCTGACGCCGGTCTACCTCCGCCGCGTGCTGACCGACCTGCGGGCGTCCCGCCCGTGA
- a CDS encoding TetR/AcrR family transcriptional regulator, producing the protein MVEQTSRPAHSGVGSRRRASIGATPSTARGRRTRAQLLDAARVVFERDGFLDARVADIAAVAGIAHGSFYTYFDSKAAVFRTLVNEVMETGLYAPGRPASPRTDGRVPTVAEAWRRIEEGNRRYLELFQRDRKLLALFEQVASFDEELRRYRLELRQRSVTRAADGIRRLQGWGLADAELDAELASHALNSMVTQYVYFWLVMGQDLDEGASVATLTRLWARSIGLPPP; encoded by the coding sequence GTGGTCGAGCAGACGTCCCGCCCTGCGCACAGCGGCGTGGGCAGCCGGCGTCGGGCGAGCATCGGCGCTACCCCGAGCACGGCCCGGGGGAGGCGCACGCGGGCGCAGCTGCTCGACGCCGCGCGCGTCGTCTTCGAGCGCGACGGGTTCCTCGACGCCCGCGTGGCCGACATCGCCGCCGTCGCCGGTATCGCGCACGGCAGCTTCTACACCTACTTCGACTCCAAGGCCGCGGTGTTCCGCACGCTGGTCAACGAGGTGATGGAGACCGGGCTCTACGCGCCCGGCCGGCCCGCGTCCCCGCGCACCGACGGCAGGGTCCCGACCGTGGCCGAGGCGTGGCGGCGGATCGAGGAGGGCAACCGCCGCTACCTCGAGCTGTTCCAGCGCGACCGGAAGCTGCTGGCCCTGTTCGAGCAGGTGGCGTCGTTCGACGAGGAGCTTCGCCGTTACCGCCTGGAGCTGCGGCAGCGCTCGGTCACCCGGGCCGCGGACGGTATCCGCCGGCTGCAGGGGTGGGGGCTCGCCGACGCGGAGCTCGACGCGGAGCTCGCCTCGCACGCGCTGAACTCGATGGTCACCCAGTACGTCTACTTCTGGCTGGTCATGGGCCAGGACCTGGACGAGGGGGCGTCGGTCGCGACGCTGACCCGGCTGTGGGCGCGGTCGATCGGGCTCCCGCCGCCGTAG
- a CDS encoding alpha/beta fold hydrolase — protein MTASIDIAGESVLVRANGLRHRVLRYGREGDRDLLVLPGITSPAVCADFLAVHLAGQGYRVTVPDVRGRGESDRAPSGAYRLTDYAADIAGLVDALDLRAPVVLGHSMGARIAAAYAVLHAPDDHGPLLLVDPPTSGPGRGPYPTSRQAFLDQLRQAQEGTDADGVRAFYPAWPERELEMRARFLATCDETAVVETHEGFETEDFFDYWPRLRGPVVLVRGGDSPVVPDGTAEELRRTRPDIPVLTVPDAGHMVPWDNLPGFLDVVRPHLLSYLEPKE, from the coding sequence ATGACGGCGTCGATCGACATCGCGGGCGAGAGCGTCCTGGTGCGCGCGAACGGGCTGCGGCATCGTGTGCTGCGGTACGGACGCGAGGGCGACCGCGATCTCCTCGTGCTGCCGGGCATCACGAGCCCGGCGGTCTGCGCGGACTTCCTGGCGGTCCACCTCGCGGGCCAGGGCTACCGGGTGACCGTGCCCGACGTGCGGGGACGCGGGGAGAGCGACCGCGCCCCGTCAGGGGCGTACCGCCTCACCGACTACGCCGCGGACATCGCAGGGCTCGTCGACGCGCTCGACCTACGGGCGCCCGTCGTCCTGGGCCACTCGATGGGCGCGCGGATCGCCGCGGCCTACGCCGTGCTGCACGCACCGGACGACCACGGGCCCCTCCTGCTGGTCGACCCGCCGACCTCGGGGCCGGGCCGCGGCCCGTACCCGACCTCCCGGCAGGCCTTCCTCGACCAGCTCCGGCAGGCGCAGGAGGGCACCGACGCCGACGGCGTCCGCGCGTTCTACCCGGCCTGGCCCGAACGCGAGCTGGAGATGCGGGCCCGGTTCCTCGCCACCTGTGACGAGACGGCGGTCGTCGAGACGCACGAGGGGTTCGAGACGGAGGACTTCTTCGACTACTGGCCTCGTCTGCGCGGGCCGGTGGTGCTCGTCCGCGGAGGCGACAGCCCCGTCGTCCCCGACGGCACGGCCGAGGAGCTCCGCCGGACCCGCCCGGACATCCCGGTCCTCACCGTCCCCGACGCCGGGCACATGGTCCCGTGGGACAACCTCCCCGGCTTCCTCGACGTCGTCCGCCCGCACCTGCTCTCGTACCTCGAGCCCAAGGAGTAG
- a CDS encoding leucyl aminopeptidase, with translation MDQNLFNDICLQQLTLSGVHEGETVAVLTRGAERGEYADAFLWAVQKLGAQGFHLRLPAPASASGAWAVGDSGLAGNRLAVEALKSVDMVVDCTFLLFSPEQFEIQAAGTRILTAVEPAPLLARLMPTRALRERVEIGAELLAKAQTMRITSPHGTDVTYRLGVYPTLSEYGYTDQPGRWDHWPAAFVFTGGADDGVDGKIVLAPGDVLLPFNTYVQTPVEITIEQGFIRDIRGGAGSSGLDADLLRSYIESFDDPRGYGMSHVGWGLDERAHWHGLTQFGGGMGMELRSFYGNVMFSIGPNNELGGPNDTACHFDIPMRGNSLYLDDELIVDAGELTVPEMKPVARR, from the coding sequence ATGGACCAGAACCTGTTCAACGACATCTGCCTGCAGCAGCTGACCCTTTCCGGGGTGCACGAGGGCGAGACGGTGGCGGTGCTGACCCGCGGCGCGGAGCGCGGGGAGTATGCCGATGCGTTCCTGTGGGCGGTCCAGAAGCTGGGGGCGCAGGGTTTCCACCTGCGGTTGCCGGCGCCGGCGTCGGCGTCGGGGGCGTGGGCGGTGGGTGACTCGGGGTTGGCGGGGAACCGGCTGGCGGTGGAGGCGCTCAAGAGTGTGGACATGGTGGTGGACTGCACGTTCCTGTTGTTCTCCCCGGAGCAGTTCGAGATCCAGGCCGCCGGGACCCGGATCCTGACCGCGGTGGAGCCGGCGCCGTTGTTGGCCCGGTTGATGCCGACCCGGGCGTTGCGGGAGCGGGTGGAGATCGGCGCGGAGCTGCTGGCGAAGGCGCAGACGATGCGGATCACCAGCCCGCACGGCACCGATGTCACCTACCGGTTGGGGGTGTATCCGACGCTGTCGGAGTACGGCTACACCGACCAGCCGGGGCGGTGGGATCACTGGCCGGCGGCGTTCGTGTTCACCGGTGGCGCGGACGACGGGGTGGACGGGAAGATCGTCCTCGCGCCGGGGGATGTGTTGTTGCCGTTCAACACCTATGTGCAGACCCCGGTGGAGATCACCATCGAGCAGGGGTTCATCCGGGATATCCGCGGGGGCGCGGGTTCCAGCGGGTTGGATGCGGATCTGCTGCGTTCCTACATCGAGTCCTTCGACGATCCGCGTGGGTACGGGATGTCGCATGTCGGGTGGGGTCTGGACGAGCGGGCGCACTGGCACGGGTTGACCCAGTTCGGTGGCGGGATGGGGATGGAGTTGCGCAGTTTCTACGGCAACGTGATGTTCTCGATCGGGCCGAACAACGAGCTGGGTGGGCCGAACGACACCGCGTGTCATTTCGACATCCCGATGCGGGGCAACAGCCTCTACCTCGACGACGAGCTGATCGTCGACGCCGGCGAGCTCACCGTCCCCGAGATGAAGCCGGTGGCCAGGCGATGA
- a CDS encoding acetate--CoA ligase family protein gives MTDTLSAIRPARTGPAGPTDWGRVFRPRAVAVLGATGRPESPMARPLRWLADRGFAGEVYPVNPKYDELAGLRCYPALTEVPGPVDLVLALVPAAHAVDAVHQAGAVGAAAIVVFASGFAEVGPDGAALQERLVAAGRETGVRVLGPNCQGIVYSPARLFATFTAAAERPLEGSCGIAYVGQSGAVGGSVLDIAAERGLDLTAWVSTGNQADVDLAEIGAHLVRDPEISVLTVYAESIRDGAAYARLAAEAAESGTALVVLRSGRSAAGRRAAVSHTGAMLGDDTAFTLVSRRYGVVLVDDVEELLAVATVLRAQPRPAGRRIAAVSTSGGAGILAADRCEGHGLTLPELAPETQDELSRLVPAFGALANPVDVTAQLFNRDERAFGEVCSIVCADPSVDALLVLLTMVTGDAAVDLAEDLAAAMAGSAVPCAVVWLAGQDQTTGARAVLGAAGIPVFSSIAVAARVAGALAPEPQPDPGPPPPVDLPADLPGGGLPAGRSGWALLDAIGVAVPEGRLVRTAFEAEEAARALGGTVVMKVVAPGLEHKTDVGGVRLGVPAERAASVFAELAATVPELEGVLVQRAVPAGLELLVGASGGSDGWPPVLTVGLGGTGTEVHRDLATALAPVSRDAALAMLRALRSWPLLAGHRGAPALDVDAAVDALVKVGRAVAHWPELAELEINPLIVGPAGAGAVAVDVLVTTRS, from the coding sequence GTGACGGACACGCTCAGCGCGATCAGGCCGGCGCGGACGGGCCCCGCAGGCCCCACCGACTGGGGCCGTGTCTTCCGGCCCCGTGCCGTCGCCGTGCTCGGCGCCACCGGCCGCCCGGAGAGCCCCATGGCCCGGCCCCTGCGCTGGCTCGCCGACCGCGGGTTCGCCGGCGAGGTCTACCCCGTCAACCCGAAGTACGACGAGCTCGCCGGGCTGCGCTGCTACCCCGCGCTCACCGAGGTGCCCGGCCCGGTCGACCTCGTGCTCGCCCTGGTCCCGGCCGCGCACGCCGTCGACGCGGTGCACCAGGCCGGGGCCGTCGGCGCGGCGGCGATCGTCGTGTTCGCGTCCGGTTTCGCCGAGGTCGGGCCGGACGGCGCCGCCCTGCAGGAACGTCTCGTCGCGGCCGGACGCGAGACCGGCGTCCGGGTGCTCGGGCCCAACTGCCAGGGCATCGTCTACAGCCCCGCCCGGTTGTTCGCCACGTTCACCGCCGCCGCCGAGCGTCCGCTCGAGGGCAGCTGCGGCATCGCCTACGTGGGGCAGAGCGGGGCCGTCGGCGGCTCGGTGCTCGACATCGCCGCCGAGCGCGGCCTCGACCTCACCGCCTGGGTGAGCACCGGCAACCAGGCCGACGTCGACCTCGCCGAGATCGGTGCCCATCTCGTCCGGGACCCGGAGATCTCCGTCCTCACCGTCTACGCCGAGTCCATCCGCGACGGGGCGGCCTACGCCCGGCTCGCCGCCGAGGCGGCGGAGTCCGGGACCGCGCTGGTGGTGCTGCGTTCCGGCCGGTCGGCCGCAGGCCGGCGGGCGGCCGTCTCGCACACCGGCGCGATGCTCGGTGACGACACCGCGTTCACCCTCGTCTCCCGGCGCTACGGCGTGGTCCTCGTCGACGACGTCGAGGAGCTGCTCGCCGTCGCCACCGTGCTCCGGGCGCAGCCCCGGCCGGCGGGGCGGCGGATCGCCGCGGTGAGCACCTCGGGCGGCGCGGGCATCCTCGCGGCCGACCGCTGCGAGGGTCACGGGCTCACCCTGCCCGAGCTCGCACCCGAGACCCAGGACGAGCTCTCCCGTCTCGTGCCGGCCTTCGGCGCGCTGGCCAACCCGGTGGACGTCACCGCCCAGCTGTTCAACCGGGACGAGCGGGCGTTCGGCGAGGTCTGCTCGATCGTCTGCGCGGACCCGTCGGTCGACGCGCTGCTGGTGCTGCTCACGATGGTCACCGGCGACGCCGCCGTCGACCTCGCCGAGGACCTCGCCGCCGCGATGGCCGGCAGCGCCGTGCCCTGCGCGGTGGTGTGGCTGGCCGGCCAGGACCAGACCACCGGGGCCCGTGCGGTGCTCGGCGCCGCGGGGATCCCGGTGTTCTCCTCGATCGCGGTCGCCGCCCGCGTGGCGGGCGCCCTCGCCCCGGAGCCACAGCCGGATCCCGGCCCGCCCCCGCCCGTCGACCTCCCCGCCGACCTCCCCGGTGGCGGACTGCCGGCCGGCCGGTCCGGCTGGGCGCTGCTCGACGCGATCGGCGTGGCCGTCCCGGAGGGGCGCCTGGTGCGCACCGCCTTCGAGGCCGAGGAGGCCGCGCGGGCGCTGGGCGGCACCGTGGTCATGAAGGTCGTCGCGCCCGGGCTCGAGCACAAGACGGACGTCGGCGGGGTCCGGCTCGGCGTGCCTGCCGAGCGGGCGGCGTCGGTGTTCGCCGAGCTCGCCGCCACCGTCCCGGAACTGGAGGGCGTGCTGGTCCAGCGGGCCGTCCCGGCCGGGCTGGAGCTGCTGGTCGGCGCGAGCGGCGGCAGCGACGGCTGGCCCCCGGTCCTCACCGTCGGGCTCGGCGGCACCGGCACCGAGGTGCACCGCGACCTCGCGACGGCGCTCGCCCCCGTGAGCCGCGACGCCGCGCTGGCGATGCTGCGCGCGCTGCGGTCCTGGCCGTTGCTCGCCGGGCACCGCGGCGCCCCCGCACTCGACGTCGACGCCGCCGTCGACGCGCTCGTAAAGGTCGGCCGGGCCGTCGCGCACTGGCCCGAGCTGGCCGAGCTGGAGATCAACCCGCTGATCGTGGGCCCGGCCGGAGCCGGCGCGGTCGCGGTCGACGTCCTGGTCACGACCCGCTCGTAG